A region of Nocardioides sp. JS614 DNA encodes the following proteins:
- a CDS encoding heavy metal translocating P-type ATPase → MTTTPTTPTTENPPLTAEGTLDIEGMTCASCVGRVQKALSRVDGVVEASVNLATETAAVTYDPAVVEPAALTAAVQKAGYAGTLRAAPRPEADLPAAPDPVAELDARRDVEIARLGRKWRVALVVGLALMGLMYVPFDLDTMDWLMPLLLVVATVTLFWAGRDIYQRAWANAKHGSSSMDTLVALGTGVAYGYSAFVTLWPGPAERWGLPLHLYYETALIVMALILMGRWLELKAKKRTAASIKALVGLAPTTARVLRDGAEVDVPIAEVRVGDHVRVRPGEKLPVDGVVAEGRSAVDESMLTGESVPVEKVAGDAVIGATVNTTGSLVVRTTAVGADSTLAQIVRLVEEAQASAPPMQRLADRVSAWFVPAVLVVALLTFLGWLLLGPEADRLVLAIGTTVAVLIIACPCALGLATPTAVMVGTGKAAEMGILVGDGAALETARRLTAVVLDKTGTITRGHPDLAEVVTSQGWDADELLALVAAAEVGSEHPVGEAIVRGAQDRGLTLPAVTHFDSVPGHGVVAEIDGRTVLVGNTAHLAQHDIDTAPLDGAGVYAAVDGVLAGSVTVADTVKESSAAAVAALERLGLEVWMVTGDNATTARAVAEQVGIEHVMADVRPADKARRVAELQAAGQVVAMVGDGVNDAPALAQADLGIAIGTGTDVAIAASDITLVGGDLHGIASAIDISRRTVTTIKQGLVWAFAYNVLLVPVAAGALYWWDGLLLDPVLAGAAMAMSSVSVVTNALRLRKPGHGGSLRGRIVDAGYLGLIAVVALAIGIGFTWLSRTDQAERGMNGLLTWQAGMGMPMRPAMSVLEETDVPPTSAHHAGLDIGYDLPADVRPGAPTTLTVTVRDAATGDPVGDLVRTHQVWMHLIVTRSDLGTFAHLHPEPTGEDGVFTVRATFPTAGTYALHTELRQEGQLADVLDSHEVTVAGDPPPAAPVPSADVREVTVDGVRITLDGEAHVDAVSEFTLTFADAATGAPIDDLGPYLGAAGHVVVLREDGTRFAHRHAETFDDDGRPVPALPGTTFGPELAMHARFEVAGTYRLWAQFRLGDDTVVTAPFVVRAG, encoded by the coding sequence ATGACCACCACACCGACGACACCGACCACCGAGAACCCGCCGCTCACCGCCGAGGGGACCCTCGACATCGAGGGCATGACCTGCGCGTCCTGCGTGGGCCGGGTGCAGAAGGCGCTGTCCCGGGTCGACGGCGTGGTGGAGGCCTCGGTGAACCTCGCGACCGAGACGGCCGCGGTCACCTACGACCCGGCGGTCGTCGAGCCCGCCGCGCTCACGGCGGCGGTGCAGAAGGCCGGGTACGCCGGCACCCTGCGCGCGGCGCCCCGGCCCGAGGCGGATCTGCCGGCCGCGCCGGACCCCGTCGCCGAGCTGGACGCGCGCCGCGACGTCGAGATCGCCCGGCTGGGCCGCAAGTGGCGGGTCGCGCTCGTCGTCGGCCTGGCCCTGATGGGCCTGATGTACGTCCCGTTCGACCTCGACACGATGGACTGGCTGATGCCGTTGCTCCTCGTGGTCGCGACCGTCACCCTGTTCTGGGCCGGCCGCGACATCTACCAACGGGCCTGGGCGAACGCCAAGCACGGGTCCTCGAGCATGGACACCCTGGTCGCGCTCGGCACCGGCGTGGCCTACGGCTACAGCGCGTTCGTCACCCTCTGGCCGGGGCCGGCCGAGCGCTGGGGCCTGCCGCTCCACCTGTACTACGAGACCGCGCTGATCGTGATGGCGCTGATCCTGATGGGCCGGTGGCTGGAGCTGAAGGCCAAGAAGCGCACCGCGGCCTCGATCAAGGCGCTGGTCGGGCTCGCGCCCACGACCGCCCGGGTGCTCCGCGACGGTGCGGAGGTCGACGTACCCATCGCCGAGGTGCGCGTGGGAGACCACGTGCGGGTCCGGCCGGGGGAGAAGCTGCCCGTCGACGGCGTCGTCGCCGAGGGCCGGTCCGCGGTCGACGAGTCGATGCTGACCGGCGAGAGCGTCCCGGTCGAGAAGGTCGCGGGGGATGCGGTCATCGGCGCCACGGTCAACACCACGGGCAGCCTCGTGGTCCGGACGACGGCGGTGGGCGCCGACAGCACGCTCGCCCAGATCGTGCGCCTCGTCGAGGAGGCGCAGGCCAGCGCCCCGCCGATGCAGCGGCTCGCCGACCGGGTCTCGGCGTGGTTCGTGCCGGCCGTGCTGGTCGTCGCGCTCCTGACCTTCCTCGGCTGGCTGCTCCTCGGCCCGGAGGCGGACCGCCTGGTCCTGGCGATCGGTACGACGGTCGCGGTGCTGATCATCGCCTGCCCGTGCGCGCTCGGCCTGGCCACGCCCACCGCGGTCATGGTCGGCACCGGCAAGGCCGCCGAGATGGGCATCCTGGTCGGTGACGGCGCGGCCCTCGAGACCGCGCGCCGGCTGACGGCGGTCGTGCTCGACAAGACCGGCACCATCACCCGCGGCCACCCCGACCTCGCCGAGGTCGTCACGTCGCAGGGCTGGGACGCCGACGAGCTGCTCGCACTGGTGGCGGCTGCCGAGGTCGGCAGCGAGCACCCGGTCGGCGAGGCGATCGTGCGCGGGGCACAGGACCGCGGGCTCACGCTGCCGGCAGTCACGCACTTCGACTCGGTCCCCGGCCACGGCGTCGTCGCCGAGATCGACGGCCGCACGGTGCTGGTCGGCAACACCGCCCACCTCGCCCAGCACGACATCGACACGGCACCGCTCGACGGCGCCGGCGTGTACGCCGCCGTCGACGGCGTCCTGGCCGGCAGCGTCACCGTCGCGGACACGGTCAAGGAGTCCTCGGCCGCGGCCGTCGCCGCCCTGGAGCGGCTCGGCCTCGAGGTCTGGATGGTCACCGGCGACAACGCCACCACCGCCCGCGCCGTCGCCGAGCAGGTCGGCATCGAGCACGTGATGGCCGACGTGCGGCCGGCCGACAAGGCCCGCCGGGTCGCCGAGCTCCAGGCCGCCGGCCAGGTCGTCGCGATGGTCGGCGACGGCGTCAACGACGCGCCCGCACTGGCGCAGGCGGACCTCGGCATCGCGATCGGCACCGGCACGGACGTCGCCATCGCGGCCTCGGACATCACCCTGGTCGGCGGTGACCTGCACGGGATCGCGTCGGCCATCGACATCTCGCGCCGCACCGTGACCACGATCAAGCAGGGGCTGGTCTGGGCCTTCGCCTACAACGTGCTGCTCGTCCCCGTCGCCGCGGGCGCGCTCTACTGGTGGGACGGGCTCCTGCTGGACCCGGTCCTGGCCGGCGCCGCCATGGCGATGAGCTCGGTCAGCGTGGTGACCAACGCGCTGCGGCTGCGCAAGCCGGGCCACGGCGGGAGCCTGCGCGGCCGGATCGTCGACGCCGGCTACCTCGGCCTGATCGCCGTGGTCGCCCTCGCGATCGGGATCGGCTTCACCTGGCTCAGCCGCACCGACCAGGCCGAGCGCGGGATGAACGGCCTGCTCACCTGGCAGGCTGGCATGGGCATGCCGATGCGTCCGGCGATGAGCGTCCTGGAGGAGACGGACGTGCCGCCGACCAGCGCCCACCACGCGGGGCTCGACATCGGGTACGACCTGCCTGCCGACGTACGGCCCGGAGCTCCGACGACGCTGACCGTCACGGTGCGCGACGCGGCCACCGGCGACCCGGTCGGCGACCTGGTCCGCACCCACCAGGTGTGGATGCACCTGATCGTGACCCGGTCCGACCTCGGCACCTTCGCGCACCTGCACCCCGAGCCGACCGGCGAGGACGGGGTGTTCACGGTCCGGGCGACGTTCCCGACGGCAGGCACCTACGCGCTGCACACCGAGCTGCGCCAGGAGGGTCAGCTCGCCGACGTGCTCGACAGCCACGAGGTGACGGTCGCGGGCGACCCGCCGCCGGCCGCGCCGGTGCCGAGCGCCGACGTCCGCGAGGTCACCGTGGACGGCGTGCGGATCACGCTGGACGGCGAGGCGCACGTCGACGCGGTCAGCGAGTTCACGCTGACCTTCGCCGACGCCGCGACCGGTGCCCCCATCGACGACCTCGGGCCCTACCTGGGCGCCGCCGGCCACGTCGTGGTCCTGCGCGAGGACGGCACCCGGTTCGCGCACCGGCACGCCGAGACGTTCGACGACGACGGCCGGCCGGTGCCGGCGCTGCCCGGGACGACCTTCGGGCCCGAGCTGGCCATGCACGCCCGGTTCGAGGTCGCGGGGACCTATCGCCTGTGGGCGCAGTTCCGCCTCGGCGACGACACCGTCGTCACCGCGCCGTTCGTGGTGCGGGCGGGCTAG
- a CDS encoding phospholipase D-like domain-containing protein translates to MRRTIVVLGCALALLVSLAISAPAVTASSADRKHQHRHHHATSWRPAEGGFFNNPWGERADKFRIERQIVAAIRHARKGSYIRIAVYSFDRVNVARALIDAHRRGVHVQVLHNDHQVTAAMRMLRTELGTDRGRRSWDHICTTGCRSEQGVLHDKIYLFDRTGAAENVVMTGSANLTLNATAHQFNDLLVQRNAPRLHHVLLRLFWELRRDRTAQPLFEHKVLKHYRLWVLPHPRTTAANDPVMQVLRQVRCRGARGNTGVDGRTKIRVSMHSWNGDRGTWIADKLRRLYARGCNVKVMWSLAGAEMKQAIGAPTPRGEVPRRADGYNTDCDVLQEVDMYSHQKYLTISGRYGRDRRASYVFTGSSNWTAQGLSGDEMILRAHGLRLVRQWNHNFDFIWRHRARQVGGERGFRPGAPSCPYYYRTTRPHRGLAFSGEHWEAD, encoded by the coding sequence GTGCGCAGGACGATCGTGGTGCTCGGCTGCGCCCTCGCGCTGCTCGTGTCGCTGGCCATCTCCGCCCCGGCGGTGACCGCGAGCAGCGCCGACAGGAAGCACCAGCACCGCCACCACCACGCGACGTCCTGGCGGCCGGCCGAGGGCGGCTTCTTCAACAACCCGTGGGGCGAGCGCGCCGACAAGTTCCGCATCGAGCGGCAGATCGTGGCGGCCATCCGGCACGCCCGGAAGGGCTCCTACATCCGGATCGCCGTCTACTCCTTCGACCGGGTCAACGTCGCCCGGGCGCTCATCGACGCGCACCGCCGCGGCGTGCACGTGCAGGTGCTGCACAACGACCACCAGGTCACCGCCGCGATGCGGATGCTGCGCACGGAGCTCGGCACCGACCGGGGGCGGCGGAGCTGGGACCACATCTGCACGACCGGCTGCCGCAGCGAGCAGGGCGTGCTGCACGACAAGATCTACCTCTTCGACCGCACCGGCGCCGCCGAGAACGTGGTGATGACCGGCTCGGCGAACCTCACCCTGAACGCCACCGCCCACCAGTTCAACGACCTGCTGGTCCAGCGCAACGCGCCGCGCCTGCACCACGTGCTGCTGCGGCTCTTCTGGGAGCTGCGCCGCGACCGGACCGCCCAGCCGCTCTTCGAGCACAAGGTGCTCAAGCACTACCGGCTGTGGGTGCTGCCGCACCCGCGCACGACTGCGGCGAACGACCCGGTCATGCAGGTCCTGCGCCAGGTGCGCTGCCGCGGGGCCCGCGGGAACACCGGTGTCGACGGGCGCACCAAGATCCGGGTCTCGATGCACTCGTGGAACGGCGACCGCGGCACCTGGATCGCCGACAAGCTGCGCCGCCTGTACGCGCGCGGGTGCAACGTGAAGGTGATGTGGTCACTCGCGGGTGCCGAGATGAAGCAGGCGATCGGGGCGCCGACCCCGCGGGGCGAGGTTCCGCGCCGGGCCGACGGCTACAACACCGACTGCGACGTGCTGCAGGAGGTGGACATGTACAGCCACCAGAAGTACCTGACGATCTCGGGGCGCTACGGCAGGGACCGGCGCGCGTCGTACGTCTTCACCGGCTCGAGCAACTGGACCGCCCAGGGGCTCAGCGGCGACGAGATGATCCTGCGCGCGCACGGGCTGCGCCTGGTCCGGCAGTGGAACCACAACTTCGACTTCATCTGGCGGCACCGGGCCCGGCAGGTCGGCGGCGAGCGCGGGTTCCGGCCGGGCGCCCCGTCCTGCCCGTACTACTACCGCACCACCCGGCCGCACCGCGGGCTCGCCTTCTCCGGCGAGCACTGGGAAGCGGACTGA
- a CDS encoding heavy-metal-associated domain-containing protein, whose translation MSTTHTYRVTGMTCGHCVGAVTREVSALEPVTDVQVELETGDVTVRSTRELTHDEIAAAIDEAGYELVS comes from the coding sequence ATGTCCACGACCCACACGTACCGCGTCACCGGGATGACCTGCGGCCACTGCGTCGGCGCCGTGACCCGCGAGGTCAGCGCACTGGAGCCCGTCACCGACGTCCAGGTCGAGCTCGAGACCGGCGACGTCACCGTGCGGTCCACCCGGGAGCTCACCCACGACGAGATCGCCGCCGCCATCGACGAGGCCGGCTACGAGCTCGTCTCCTGA
- a CDS encoding aldo/keto reductase: MEQRTLGRTGRPVSVVGLGTWQLGADWGDVSEDDALAVLGASVDAGVTFFDTADVYGDGRSEQVIGRFLREHPEVVVATKMGRRVEQLPEHYTLESFRAWTDRSRRNLGVDTLDLVQLHCPPSAVIDADATYDALDTLVADGAIAAYGVSVETVDQALSAIARPHVASIQIILNAFRLKPLDRVLPAAAEAGVAIIARVPLASGLLSGRYDEHTTFAPDDHRSYNRDGSAFDVGETFSGVDYETGVRAAQEFSQLVRDLDLTPAQAAIAWVVQQPGVTTVIPGARNAEQARANAVAGLAGPLPGSVLDGVTRIYDTRLRAAIHDRW, translated from the coding sequence ATGGAGCAGCGCACCCTCGGCCGGACCGGGCGTCCGGTCTCCGTGGTCGGACTCGGCACCTGGCAGCTCGGCGCGGACTGGGGGGACGTCTCCGAGGACGACGCCCTCGCCGTCCTCGGCGCCTCGGTCGACGCCGGTGTCACGTTCTTCGACACCGCCGACGTGTACGGCGACGGGCGCAGCGAACAGGTGATCGGCCGGTTCCTGCGCGAGCACCCCGAGGTCGTCGTGGCCACCAAGATGGGTCGTCGCGTCGAGCAGCTGCCCGAGCACTACACGCTCGAGAGCTTCCGGGCCTGGACCGACCGGTCGCGACGCAACCTCGGCGTCGACACCCTCGACCTCGTGCAGCTGCACTGCCCCCCGAGCGCGGTCATCGACGCGGACGCGACGTACGACGCGCTCGACACGCTGGTCGCCGACGGCGCGATCGCGGCGTACGGCGTGAGCGTCGAGACCGTCGACCAGGCATTGTCCGCCATCGCGCGCCCGCACGTCGCGTCGATCCAGATCATCCTCAACGCGTTCCGCCTCAAGCCGTTGGACCGGGTGCTGCCGGCGGCGGCGGAGGCCGGGGTCGCGATCATCGCCCGGGTGCCGCTCGCGTCCGGCCTGTTGTCGGGTCGCTACGACGAGCACACGACGTTCGCCCCGGACGACCACCGCAGCTACAACCGCGACGGCAGCGCCTTCGACGTGGGGGAGACGTTCTCGGGCGTCGACTACGAGACCGGCGTCCGCGCGGCGCAGGAGTTCTCGCAGCTGGTGCGTGACCTGGACCTGACGCCCGCGCAGGCGGCGATCGCGTGGGTGGTGCAGCAGCCGGGCGTCACCACGGTGATCCCGGGCGCCCGCAACGCCGAGCAGGCGCGCGCCAACGCGGTCGCCGGACTGGCCGGGCCGCTGCCCGGCTCCGTCCTGGACGGGGTCACGCGGATCTACGACACGAGGCTCCGCGCGGCGATCCACGACCGCTGGTAG
- a CDS encoding carboxymuconolactone decarboxylase family protein, with protein MTTSTIAQSTEHQASEHPHGKEVLDALSPLHRQLRQAVPDVYKGFGELHKAAFAAGALDTRTKELIAVAIGVVEGCDGCIASHAQAAARAGATKQEAAEAIGVTFLMKGGPATIYGPRAYDAFCEFADALEQGRPPA; from the coding sequence ATGACGACCTCCACGATCGCCCAGTCCACCGAGCACCAGGCCTCCGAGCACCCCCACGGCAAGGAGGTGCTGGACGCCCTCTCCCCGCTGCACCGGCAGCTGCGGCAAGCGGTGCCCGACGTCTACAAGGGCTTCGGCGAGCTGCACAAGGCCGCGTTCGCCGCGGGTGCGCTCGACACCCGCACCAAGGAGCTGATCGCGGTCGCGATCGGGGTCGTGGAGGGCTGCGACGGCTGCATCGCCTCCCACGCCCAGGCCGCGGCCCGGGCCGGCGCGACCAAGCAGGAGGCGGCCGAGGCGATCGGCGTCACCTTCCTGATGAAGGGCGGCCCGGCCACGATCTACGGGCCGCGCGCCTACGACGCGTTCTGCGAGTTCGCCGACGCCCTGGAGCAGGGCCGCCCCCCCGCCTGA
- a CDS encoding TraR/DksA family transcriptional regulator yields MTGPRGRLDEERRRTTARLAELRGEYRGFVDASRDTNADDEHDPEGATIAFEREQVGALVRRAEQRLTEVADALARLDDGTYGACARCGAPIAAERLDVRPTATTCVGCA; encoded by the coding sequence GTGACCGGCCCACGCGGGCGGCTCGACGAGGAGCGTCGCCGTACGACGGCCCGGCTGGCGGAACTCCGCGGGGAGTACCGCGGGTTCGTCGACGCCTCGCGCGACACCAACGCCGACGACGAGCACGACCCGGAGGGGGCGACGATCGCCTTCGAGCGCGAGCAGGTCGGCGCCCTGGTGCGCCGAGCCGAGCAGCGGCTGACCGAGGTCGCAGACGCGCTGGCCCGCCTCGACGACGGGACCTACGGGGCATGCGCCCGGTGCGGAGCACCGATCGCCGCCGAGCGCCTCGACGTGCGGCCCACCGCGACGACCTGCGTCGGCTGCGCCTGA
- the rlmC gene encoding 23S rRNA (uracil(747)-C(5))-methyltransferase RlmC, which produces MLCSHFDAGRCRSCTWLGTAYAAQLGAKQHTVEELLARSVGAAGATAWLPPVASAQLGVRNKAKMVVSGTLAEPTLGILNPAGAGVDLRDCPLHTPGIQAALPVLADFVTRAALAPYDLATRRGELKYLLVTESPDGELMVRFVLRSQEPVARIRKHLPALLERLPQVAVATVNLQPEHKAVLEGEREIVLTEQESLLMQVGGLGLHLRPQSFFQTNTAMAAELYRLARAWTAELAPGRVWDLYCGVGGFALAIASTAHAEVTGVEVSGEAIASATASAREAGLDRVRFEAGDATAWVSDRPDVPDLVVVNPPRRGLGPELSGWLEDSGVRHVLYSSCNAHTLARDLDAMPSLRPVRAQLLDMFPNTAHYEVLALLERL; this is translated from the coding sequence ATGCTCTGCTCCCACTTCGACGCCGGACGCTGCCGGTCCTGCACCTGGCTCGGCACGGCGTACGCCGCGCAGCTGGGCGCCAAGCAGCACACCGTCGAGGAGCTGCTCGCCCGGTCGGTCGGCGCCGCCGGGGCGACGGCCTGGCTGCCGCCGGTCGCCAGCGCCCAGCTGGGCGTGCGCAACAAGGCGAAGATGGTGGTCAGCGGCACCCTCGCGGAGCCGACGCTCGGCATCCTGAACCCGGCCGGCGCCGGGGTGGACCTGCGCGACTGCCCGCTGCACACGCCGGGCATCCAGGCAGCGCTCCCGGTGCTCGCCGACTTCGTGACCCGGGCCGCGCTGGCGCCGTACGACCTGGCCACTCGCAGGGGTGAGCTGAAGTACCTGCTGGTCACCGAGTCACCGGACGGTGAGCTGATGGTGCGGTTCGTGCTGCGCTCCCAGGAGCCGGTGGCGCGGATCCGCAAGCACCTGCCCGCGCTGCTCGAGCGGCTGCCGCAGGTCGCGGTCGCGACCGTGAACCTCCAGCCCGAGCACAAGGCGGTCCTGGAGGGCGAGCGCGAGATCGTGCTCACCGAGCAGGAGTCGCTGCTGATGCAGGTCGGCGGCCTCGGGCTGCACCTGCGGCCGCAGAGCTTCTTCCAGACCAACACCGCGATGGCCGCCGAGCTCTACCGGCTCGCCCGCGCGTGGACGGCCGAGCTGGCCCCGGGCCGGGTCTGGGACCTGTACTGCGGGGTGGGCGGCTTCGCCCTCGCGATCGCGTCCACGGCGCACGCGGAGGTCACCGGCGTCGAGGTCAGCGGCGAGGCGATCGCCTCGGCGACCGCCAGCGCGCGGGAGGCGGGGCTCGACCGCGTGCGGTTCGAGGCCGGCGACGCCACCGCCTGGGTGTCGGACCGGCCCGACGTCCCGGACCTGGTCGTCGTGAACCCGCCGCGACGGGGCCTCGGCCCCGAGCTCAGCGGCTGGCTCGAGGACTCGGGCGTGCGGCACGTCCTGTACTCCAGCTGCAACGCCCACACGCTGGCCCGCGACCTGGACGCGATGCCCTCGCTGCGCCCGGTGCGCGCGCAGCTGCTCGACATGTTCCCGAACACCGCGCACTACGAGGTCCTCGCGCTGCTGGAGCGGTTGTGA
- a CDS encoding DUF7507 domain-containing protein, translating to MVTSGRIANRTHVVLSGLLGLLVALALVVVPGTPLAGPARAAGDPPGNNGTVKIAEHGELDGTPDNDPHVGCEFEVEWYGFDQGSDIISTVTFEMQAPTDDVVLDVTGPAAVFVGGDPASGAGTGTGLDGRETYTLAFYGEPQPLQGYHVKLTIHTPGSQGADKKSKVFWVEGCEPVVPDGPGIHVEKSVTDSADADTVGSFGEQLTYGFVVTNVGDTTLEDVTLTDDLLGLAAAPCVATLAPGESTTCPLLPTPTYVVTSADVAAGRVWNLATATGTPPSGPDVSDSDDAAIPTGPGEPEPAGLAVVKTADVSLAAPGDLVTYTLRAVNSGPGAAEDVVITDVLPAGASFVSAGAGCTYAAPTVTCALGDLAAGGQRSVTVTVRVSLLPSTVTTHDHLFDVTKIESHLSAFAGQTATATTSCPTGYLATDGSVRIDHIDQNAGTWPDVDVLASATTADGRGWTGTLRNGTTGQVQAKVNVVCMSERTVSGEDHSHPLVVSDVLSTTQAWAAGPHSVDLSCGPGAVAIAPGFAFLEGDGVVASRPISDGRRFVGDIDDDALVTLTARCLRTTLGVARGHTHELLTSELSGHVDVAPGALVERSLTCRDGAKGIVAWVDPHGTLPLGNDPQPVTRVFRFYNPSAGSLTVDYGLLCVDVRTSPAEEESRQVENTATVATSSPDSATFDDTSTATITVSATGVSAGGSGWVNAGRTSVQVRVATEVRRHVSLKLIATHRVAGAPVRRGTVLAQGKAVVRKAQPTVRLAVTKAARAALRGDRIHRARLVVTGPGGARDARLITLR from the coding sequence GTGGTCACGTCTGGTCGTATTGCCAACCGCACGCACGTCGTCCTGAGCGGGCTGCTCGGCCTGCTCGTCGCGCTCGCGCTCGTCGTCGTCCCGGGGACGCCACTGGCCGGGCCCGCCCGGGCCGCAGGCGATCCGCCGGGCAACAACGGGACGGTCAAGATCGCCGAGCACGGCGAGCTCGACGGGACGCCGGACAACGACCCGCACGTCGGCTGCGAGTTCGAGGTCGAGTGGTACGGCTTCGACCAGGGATCCGACATCATCTCGACCGTCACGTTCGAGATGCAGGCCCCGACCGACGACGTCGTCCTCGACGTCACCGGTCCCGCCGCGGTCTTCGTAGGTGGCGACCCGGCGAGCGGCGCCGGCACCGGCACCGGCCTGGACGGCCGCGAGACCTACACGCTCGCGTTCTACGGCGAGCCGCAACCGCTGCAGGGTTACCACGTCAAGCTGACCATCCACACGCCCGGATCGCAGGGTGCGGACAAGAAGTCGAAGGTCTTCTGGGTCGAGGGCTGCGAACCCGTCGTGCCGGACGGGCCCGGGATCCACGTCGAGAAGAGCGTCACGGACTCCGCCGACGCCGACACCGTCGGCTCGTTCGGCGAGCAGCTGACCTACGGCTTCGTGGTCACCAACGTCGGCGACACGACGCTCGAGGACGTCACGCTCACCGATGACCTGCTCGGGCTGGCCGCCGCACCCTGCGTCGCGACCCTCGCGCCGGGTGAGTCGACGACCTGCCCGCTCCTGCCGACCCCGACGTACGTCGTCACCTCGGCGGACGTGGCCGCCGGCCGGGTGTGGAACCTCGCCACCGCGACCGGGACCCCGCCGTCCGGCCCGGACGTGTCCGACTCCGACGACGCGGCGATCCCCACGGGACCCGGCGAGCCGGAGCCCGCCGGCCTGGCGGTCGTCAAGACCGCGGACGTCAGCCTCGCCGCGCCGGGTGACCTGGTCACCTACACCCTGCGCGCCGTGAACAGCGGCCCCGGCGCCGCCGAGGACGTCGTCATCACCGACGTGCTGCCCGCCGGCGCCAGCTTCGTCTCGGCCGGTGCCGGCTGCACCTACGCCGCCCCGACCGTCACCTGCGCCCTCGGCGACCTCGCCGCCGGAGGGCAGCGGTCGGTCACCGTGACCGTGCGGGTCAGCCTGCTGCCGAGCACCGTCACCACCCACGACCACCTCTTCGACGTCACGAAGATCGAGAGCCACCTGTCGGCGTTCGCCGGCCAGACCGCCACCGCCACCACCTCGTGCCCGACCGGGTACCTCGCGACCGACGGCAGCGTCCGGATCGATCATATCGACCAGAACGCCGGGACCTGGCCCGACGTCGACGTGCTGGCCTCGGCCACCACGGCCGACGGCCGGGGCTGGACCGGGACGCTGCGCAACGGCACCACCGGCCAGGTCCAGGCCAAGGTCAACGTCGTCTGCATGAGCGAGCGGACCGTCTCCGGCGAGGACCACTCGCACCCGCTGGTGGTCTCCGACGTGCTGAGCACGACCCAGGCGTGGGCGGCCGGTCCGCACAGCGTCGACCTGTCCTGCGGACCCGGCGCGGTCGCGATCGCACCCGGCTTCGCCTTCCTCGAGGGCGACGGCGTGGTCGCCAGCCGCCCGATCTCCGACGGCCGACGGTTCGTGGGGGACATCGACGACGACGCCCTGGTCACGCTGACCGCGCGGTGCCTGCGGACCACGCTCGGCGTGGCGCGCGGCCACACCCACGAGCTGCTCACCTCCGAGCTCTCCGGCCACGTGGACGTCGCGCCGGGCGCCCTGGTCGAGCGGAGCCTCACCTGCCGCGACGGCGCCAAGGGGATCGTCGCCTGGGTCGACCCGCACGGCACCCTGCCGCTCGGCAACGACCCGCAGCCGGTGACGCGGGTGTTCCGGTTCTACAACCCGTCCGCCGGGTCGCTGACCGTGGACTACGGACTGCTCTGCGTCGACGTGCGTACCAGCCCGGCCGAGGAGGAGAGCCGTCAGGTGGAGAACACCGCCACCGTGGCGACCAGCAGCCCGGACTCCGCGACCTTCGACGACACCTCGACCGCCACGATCACGGTCAGCGCGACGGGCGTCTCGGCCGGCGGCTCGGGCTGGGTCAACGCCGGCCGGACCAGCGTCCAGGTCCGGGTCGCGACCGAGGTACGCCGCCACGTCTCGCTGAAGCTGATCGCCACCCACCGGGTCGCGGGCGCGCCCGTGCGCCGCGGCACCGTGCTGGCCCAAGGGAAGGCGGTCGTCCGGAAGGCCCAGCCCACCGTCCGCCTGGCCGTGACCAAGGCCGCCCGCGCGGCGTTGCGCGGCGACCGGATCCACCGGGCCCGCCTGGTGGTGACCGGTCCCGGCGGCGCCCGCGACGCACGGCTGATCACGCTGCGCTGA
- a CDS encoding TfoX/Sxy family protein, whose amino-acid sequence MRLWSMAYDEGLADRLREILTGEPGLSERKMFGGLAFLVHGNMAVAASSEGGLLLRVAPERTEELLGEPHTSSFVMRDREMVGWLRVQPAGVVADEDLERWAEVGAGYARTLPAK is encoded by the coding sequence ATGAGACTTTGGTCCATGGCGTACGACGAGGGGCTGGCCGACCGGCTCCGGGAGATCCTCACCGGCGAACCCGGACTCAGCGAGCGCAAGATGTTCGGGGGCCTGGCCTTCCTGGTCCACGGCAACATGGCGGTCGCCGCCAGCAGCGAGGGTGGCCTGCTCCTGCGGGTGGCGCCGGAGCGCACCGAGGAGCTGCTGGGCGAGCCGCACACCTCGTCGTTCGTGATGCGCGACCGCGAGATGGTGGGCTGGCTGCGCGTCCAGCCGGCGGGGGTGGTCGCCGACGAGGACCTCGAGCGCTGGGCCGAGGTCGGTGCCGGCTACGCCCGCACCCTGCCCGCGAAGTAG